GCAGGAAGAACGCATGACGCCGGCGTTCGCGGAACTGTTGCAGGCATGAGCACCGGCACCACTTCCCACCGGGCCTGGCTCGGCAATGCGCTGGCGCTGGCGGGCCTGCTGGTGCTGGCGCTGGCACTGGGCCGCTGGCAGAGCGATGCCTGGTGGCTGGCGTCGCCGCGGCTGGGCAGCTGGCTGCTTGCCGCGCTGGTCCTGCTGGCCTACCTGGGCCTGTGCGCGTCGATCCTCGCCAGGGCGAGGGCGCAGGCGCAATCGGACTGCATTCGCGAAGACGACGGTGGCACCGATGCCGTGCTGTTGTCCTGGGCCAGCCAGACCGGCTTTGCCCAGCAGCTGGCCGAGCACACCGCCGATGCGCTGCGCGGTGCGGGCATGGCGGTCCGCGCGATGCCGCTGCATCGCATCGATGCCGACGTGCTGCGCAGTCACCGGCGCGCACTGTTCATCGCCAGCACGACCGGCGAAGGCGATCCGCCGGACCACGTGCTCGGTTTCACCCGCCATGTGCTCGACACCTCCATCGCGCTGGACGGACTGGAGTACGCCGTACTGGCACTGGGCGACCGCGCCTATGAGCAGTTCTGCGGATTCGGACGCCGCCTCGACCAATGGCTGCACCACCACGGCGCCAGGCCGCTGTTCGACCGCATCGATGTCGATGCGGGCGACGCGGGCGCGCTGCGCCACTGGCAGCATCGACTGGGCCAGCTCAGCGGCCACGCCGACTTCGCCGACTGGAGCGCCCCGGCCTACCAGGCATGGCGCCTGGACCACCGCCGCTGGCTCAACGAAGGCAGCTCCGGCGGCCCGGCCTACCACGTCGCCCTGCTCCCGGATGACCGCGCCGATCTGGATTGGACTGCCGGCGACATCGCCGAGATCGGACCGCGTCACCCGGTCGATGTCGTCGCCGACTGGCTCGCCGTGTGTGGATTCGATGGCGATGCCGTGGTCAAGGCGGACGACGCTAGCGAGCCCTTGTCGGCGCTGTTGGCGCGATCCCGGCTGCCCACGTCGAAGGATGTCCTCGGCCGCGGGCCACAGGCCGTTGCCGACGGACTGCAACCGTTGCCCCATCGCGAATACTCGATCGCCTCGCTGCCCAGCGATGGCAGCCTGCAGTTGCTGGTCCGGCAGATGCGCCACCCGGACGGGCGCCTGGGCAGCGGCAGCGGCTGGCTGACCGCGCATGCCGCGCCCGGTGCGCGCATCGACCTGCGCATTCGTCGCAATCGCTCGTTCCATCCGCCGGTCGACGACCGCCCGATGGTGCTGATCGGCAACGGCACCGGCCTGGCCGGACTGCGTGCGCTGTTGAAGGCGCGCATCGCCGCAGGCCAGCACCGCAACTGGTTGCTGTTCGGCGAGCGCCACGCCCGCCACGATTTCCACTATCGCGACGAACTCGAAACGTGGCTGCGCGAGGGTCGCCTGCAGGAACTCGACCTGGCCTTCTCGCGTGACGATCCGTCGCGGCGCACTTACGTGCAGCACCTGCTGCGCGAACGCATCGACCGCCTGCGCGAGTGGATCGCGCAGGGAGCTTCGATCTACGTCTGCGGCAGCCTGGAAGGCATGGCGCCGGAAGTCGACGCGGTGCTGCGCGAGGCAGTGGGCCTCGACGCACTGGAGACCATGGCCGCCGACGGCCGCTATTGCCGCGACGTGTACTAGCTGGCGCTCAGGCGCCTGCCAGCGATTCAATCCGGATCAGCAAGGCTTCGCCGCCGCCGTCGAGGACATGACGCACGCGCTGCGAGCCCGCCGCGATGATCGCGGTATCGGCCGCCGCCAGTGGCGGCAGGCCGGAGTCGTCGGCAAACCTGGCCTGGCCTGCGATCAGGTGCACGATCCAGGTGCTGTCCGCCTCGGCGAACAGCACCATCGGCCCGACCAGCGGCCGATGCCACAGGTCGGCGCGAACACGGTCGCGACGCCACATCAGGTTGAAGTCGTGGGTGAGGCCGTCGAGCAATTCCCCGCTCACGCCACGCTCGCCGGCAAAGCGGAGTCGATCGTGTGGCGGCAGCAGTTCCTTCACTTCGCCGTCGTCGAAGCGCAGGCGCAGGCCGTTGCCCGCAAGCAGCACCAGCTCGCGGTCGATTCCGGGAAAAGCGGAGAACGGGGCGTCGCGTTCGATCTCGGCGATCGAAAGACGCCAGTCCCAGGGCGCATCCGCTGCGGGCACGTGCGCGTGGATCTCGCGGGTCCATCCCATCTGGTTGCGCCAGCGTTCGCGGCGGTATTCGTTGGCCGGTATTACCCAGGACCGGCTGCTGCGTTCGGGTGTCATCACCGGGGACGTCGCCTGTGCGGAAGCTCGAGGCTGACAGTCTAGCGGCGGGCACCGCGGATGCGCTTGTCGGGCGGCCAGACCTGGTTGCGGTGCACGGGCCGAGGCGCCACTCCGTCGCAGTCCGTTGCAACGAAGTGGCAGTACTTCCTTGTCCAGGGATGTTCCCCTGACTCCCTTCGGGCATCCGTGCCGCCCCTTGCCGACGCCGTCCGCGCGAACGACGCCGGCAGGAGATGCTCAGCGGTTGGCGGTCCTGGCAGGCGCGGCCTTGGCCGGGGGCTTGGCAGGTGCAGGCTTGGCCGGGGGCTTGGCGGCGGGCTTGGCGGCCGGGGTTCCCGCTGGCCTGCCAGGAACCGGTTTTGCAGTCGCCGGTGCGCCCGCCGCGGCGGGCTTCGCCGGTGCTGCGGCACCGCTGAAGACGATGCGATCGAGGTTCTTCTCGACGGTCTTGAGGCCGACGCCCTTGACCAGCGCCAGTTGCTCGGCGCTGCGGAATGGGCCGTTGGCCTTGCGGTACGCAACGATCGCGTCGGCCTTGCCCGGTCCTATGTTGACCAGGACCCGGTCGATCGTGGCGGCATCGGCGGTGTTGATGTTGACCTTCTCGGCGGCGTGGGCCGCAGCTGCCATCAGCAACGACAGCAGCAGCGGCACGATCTTCCTGACGGGTGATTTCATGGCGTGGCTCCGTGGGTAGGGTCGGACCAGGGTCTGGAGGGGAGTCTGGAGAGGCCTGAGGGGAAGGCTCTGAAGAGCACGCCACAGACCAGGGCCGGGACCGTATTGGCACTGGATTTCGGTTCCTGGCCGAGTTCGTCCGGGCCGCGTTCGCCTGCCATTGCGCGGTGACGACGCGGACAATCAGTCTCTGCGTGCACCAGCGCGCGGCCCATCGCCGTGGGCTTCGCGGCAAGGCCGGCACACACCGCTGTGGGCGGTCGGGAAACGCCTACGCGGCGTGCGGACCGGGCTCCGGGCGCGGCCACGCGGCAGCCAACCGCCGTTTTACGCATCGGATCGACGCCCGCCGGGCGTAAACTGGCGTTTTCCCCTGTTCCGAGGCCCCTCCATGGACACCAGCAAGGTCGACCGTTTCGTCGCCGACAAATGGGATGACGAGATCGTTCCCCAGCTCGTCGAGTACATCCGCATCCCGAACAAGTCGCCGATGTTCGACGTCGACTGGGTCAAGCATGGCTACATGGAGGACGCCGTCACGCTGATGGAGCGCTGGGCCAA
Above is a genomic segment from Lysobacter sp. S4-A87 containing:
- a CDS encoding sulfite reductase flavoprotein subunit alpha, whose translation is MSTGTTSHRAWLGNALALAGLLVLALALGRWQSDAWWLASPRLGSWLLAALVLLAYLGLCASILARARAQAQSDCIREDDGGTDAVLLSWASQTGFAQQLAEHTADALRGAGMAVRAMPLHRIDADVLRSHRRALFIASTTGEGDPPDHVLGFTRHVLDTSIALDGLEYAVLALGDRAYEQFCGFGRRLDQWLHHHGARPLFDRIDVDAGDAGALRHWQHRLGQLSGHADFADWSAPAYQAWRLDHRRWLNEGSSGGPAYHVALLPDDRADLDWTAGDIAEIGPRHPVDVVADWLAVCGFDGDAVVKADDASEPLSALLARSRLPTSKDVLGRGPQAVADGLQPLPHREYSIASLPSDGSLQLLVRQMRHPDGRLGSGSGWLTAHAAPGARIDLRIRRNRSFHPPVDDRPMVLIGNGTGLAGLRALLKARIAAGQHRNWLLFGERHARHDFHYRDELETWLREGRLQELDLAFSRDDPSRRTYVQHLLRERIDRLREWIAQGASIYVCGSLEGMAPEVDAVLREAVGLDALETMAADGRYCRDVY
- a CDS encoding HutD family protein is translated as MTPERSSRSWVIPANEYRRERWRNQMGWTREIHAHVPAADAPWDWRLSIAEIERDAPFSAFPGIDRELVLLAGNGLRLRFDDGEVKELLPPHDRLRFAGERGVSGELLDGLTHDFNLMWRRDRVRADLWHRPLVGPMVLFAEADSTWIVHLIAGQARFADDSGLPPLAAADTAIIAAGSQRVRHVLDGGGEALLIRIESLAGA